One window of the Nothobranchius furzeri strain GRZ-AD chromosome 3, NfurGRZ-RIMD1, whole genome shotgun sequence genome contains the following:
- the hcfc1a gene encoding host cell factor 1a isoform X1, translated as MSAPGSAVTGTTASVLQPRWKRVLGWSGPVPRPRHGHRAVAIKELMVVFGGGNEGIVDELHVYNTATNQWFIPAVRGDIPPGCAAYGFVCDGTRLLVFGGMVEYGKYSNDLYELQASRWEWKKLKAKNPKNGPPPCPRLGHSFSLVGNKCYLFGGLANDSEDPKNNIPRYLNDLYTLELRPGSSVVGWDIPITYGVLPPPRESHTAVVYTEKTTRKSRLIIYGGMSGCRLGDLWTLDIDTLTWNKPSVGGTAPLPRSLHSATTITNKMYVFGGWVPLVMDDVKVATHEKEWKCTNTLACLNLDTMCWETVLMDTLEDNIPRARAGHCAVAINSRLYVWSGRDGYRKAWNNQVCCKDLWYLETERPHAPARVQLVRANTNSLEVSWGAVSTADTYLLQLQKYDIPATPAAASPATSATPSQPVNSPKSPVPAAAAPSAQSLPHTGNNQDSEIQTPHLLQHKVLMMCIVIAAVLKVAAQQSATGASVVTVRPSQPGKSPVTVTSLPPGVRMVVPTQTTQGSPIGSSPQMSGMAALAAAAAATQKIPPSSAGTVLNVPPGATILKTVAVSPGTTTVKVASPVMVSNPATRMLKTAAAQAGTATASSPTTTRPIITVHKSGAVTVAQQAQVVTTVVGGVTKTITLVKSPLTMGGSGTLISNLGKMMSVVQTKPVQTSAVTGQASTNPLTQIIQTKGPLPAGTILKLVTSADGKPTTIITTTQAGGTGNKPTILNISGVSPTTTKQGTTIIKTIPMSAIMTQPGATGVTSSGGMKTPITILTTKVMTTGTPGKIITAVPKLTTAAGQQGLTQVVLKGAPGQPGTILRTVPMSTVGGVRLVTPVTVSSVKPTVTTLVVKGTTGVTTLGTVTGTVSTALAGGAADSSSASLVTPSTTLGTIATLSSQVINPTAITVSAAQTSLTSTSSLSSPTMTVQNQPTQVTLITTPSGVEAQPIQDLPVSILASPTSEQPSSTDAGAAGDGSGTVTLVCSNPPCETHETGTTNTATTSSATIGAGQVCSNPPCETHETGTTNTATTASSNMGGVQQVCSNPPCETHVTGTTNTATQSSSTMNTGETGTVQSACSNPPCETHETGTTNTATQSSSTMNAGETSTVQSVPPKPPCETHETGTTNTTSTATSNMGGDQTSTASGLVQRVCSNPPCETHETGTTNTATTATCSMETGEGTAAQQTEEEAEGTSSPEVASSTAAAAPAATTQGRAITTVTQSTPVPGPSVPSISSITEGASAAASSTEEPMQTDEAASAEAAPAEEAAAAMETQAEGEAAAATALNLPSELMSEGQGATLMVTGLSDEELAVTAAAEAAAQAAATEEAQALAIQAVLQAAQQAVMNEGDAAGDGQQTTSIPIMLTQQELAALVQQQQQLQEAQAAAQQASVDTSLPTEGLAPADSLNDPSVESNGHNEIAASVASVASILPRTAAETLAPSSTFAPSGSVASPAKLQAAATLAEVANGIEGEKQAPQPTPAKPVVKKENQWFDVGIVKVTNMVVTHFYVPADDSQGDDDSGVVPDYSQMKKMELQPGTAYKFRVAGINACGRGAFSEISAFKTCLPGFPGAPCAIKISKSPDGAHLTWEPPSVTSGKIIEYSVYLAIQSNQTTEAKASTPAQLAFMRVYCGPNPSCLVQSSSLSNAHIDYTTKPAIIFRIAARNEKGYGPATQVRWLQESGKDAASAKLAPKRPGASPDMKPAGLKKARTDQ; from the exons ATGTCTGCCCCAGGCTCCGCAGTGACCGGGACCACTGCGTCGGTTCTGCAGCCGCGATGGAAACGGGTCCTCGGGTGGTCAGGTCCGGTTCCCCGACCCAGGCATGGACACAGAGCTGTGGCAATAAAGGAGCTTATGGTCGTCTTTGGTGGTGGCAACGAGGGGATTGTTGATGAATTACATGTGTACAACACCG cAACAAACCAGTGGTTTATCCCAGCGGTTCGTGGTGATATTCCTCCTGGTTGTGCTGCATATGGTTTTGTTTGTGATGGAACTCGGTTGTTGGTGTTTGGTGGGATGGTGGAGTATGGAAAGTATAGCAATGATCTCTATGAACTACAG GCCAGCAGATGGGAATGGAAAAAACTGAAAGCAAAAAATCCCAAAAACGGCCCCCCTCCTTGTCCTCGCCTTGGCCACAGTTTTTCATTGGTTGGTAACAAATGCTACTTGTTTGGTGGACTGGCCAATGATAGTGAAGACCCAAAAAACAACATTCCCAG ATACCTGAATGATCTGTACACGCTTGAGCTTCGTCCAGGTTCTAGCGTGGTTGGATGGGATATTCCAATCACATATGGAGTTCTGCCTCCTCCCCGTGAGAGTCACACCGCTGTGGTGTACACAGAGAAGACCACCAGGAAATCCCGTTTGATAATCTATGGAGGGATGAGTGGATGTCGTCTTGGAGATCTGTGGACTCTGGATATTG ATACCCTGACTTGGAACAAACCATCAGTAGGTGGAACAGCACCACTTCCACGGAGTCTTCACTCTGCCACCACAATCACAAACAA AATGTATGTTTTTGGAGGATGGGTTCCCTTGGTGATGGATGATGTTAAAGTAGCCACGCATGAAAAAGAGTGGAAATGTACAAACACGCTGGCCTGCCTAAATCTGG ACACCATGTGCTGGGAGACGGTGTTGATGGATACTCTGGAAGACAACATACCCAGGGCCCGTGCTGGCCACTGCGCTGTGGCCATCAACTCCAGGCTGTACGTGTGGAGTGGTCGCGACGGTTATCGTAAAGCGTGGAACAACCAGGTCTGTTGTAAAGACCTTTGGTACCTTGAAACAG AGCGGCCACATGCTCCAGCCAGAGTACAGCTCGTCCGTGCCAACACAAACTCTCTGGAAGTGAGCTGGGGGGCCGTTTCCACCGCCGACACGTACTTGCTGCAGCTGCAGAAGTATGACATCCCAGCAACCCCAGCAGCAGCCTCACCAGCCACGAGTGCAACCCCATCACAGCCTGTTAACTCCCCAAAGAGCCctgtgcctgctgctgcagcacctTCTGCTCAGAGTTTACCACACACGGGTAACAATCAGGACAGCGAGATCCAAACTCCTCACTTACTTCAGCATAAAGTCTTGATGATGTGTATTGTGATTGCAGCTGTTTTAAAGGTTGCAGCTCAGCAGTCTGCCACTGGTGCGTCTGTCGTCACAGTTCGCCCCAGCCAGCCGGGGAAATCCCCCGTCACCGTGACATCCCTTCCTCCCGGTGTTCGAATGGTAGTGCCTACCCAAACCACCCAAGGATCG CCGATCGGTAGCAGCCCTCAGATGAGTGGCATGGCAGCTTtggctgctgcagctgcagccaCACAGAAGATCCCGCCCTCATCTGCAGGAACTGTCCTCAATGTTCCTCCAGGTGCCACCATTCTGAAGACGGTTGCTGTTTCTCCGGGCACTACCACAGTCAAAGTGGCTTCTCCAGTAATG GTCAGTAACCCAGCTACCCGGATGTTGAAGACTGCTGCAGCCCAGGCGGGCACTGCGACTGCCTCCTCTCCCACCACCACTAGACCCATCATTACTGTGCACAAGTCTGGTGCTGTCACAGTAGCTCAGCAGGCCCAGGTGGTCACCACTGTGGTGGGAGGAGTCACCAAAACCATCACTCTGGTCAAGAGTCCCCTCACCATGGGTGGCAGTGGCACTCTG ATCTCCAACCTTGGCAAGATGATGTCTGTGGTGCAAACCAAGCCAGTGCAGACATCAGCTGTCACAGGCCAGGCCTCCACTAACCCTCTCACACAGATCATACAG ACCAAGGGTCCCCTCCCAGCTGGCACCATTCTGAAGCTGGTGACTTCTGCAGATGGCAAACCCACAACGATCATCACCACAACGCAGGCTGGGGGCACCGGAAACAAGCCCACTATCCTCAACATAAGTGGGGTTTCTCCTACTACTACTAAGCAGGGCACCACCATCATCAAGACTATCCCCATGTCGGCCATCATGACTCAGCCAGGAGCCACAG gTGTGACAAGCAGTGGAGGTATGAAAACACCTATAACAATCCTTACCACAAAGGTAATGACCACTGGAACTCCTGGTAAAATCATCACGGCAGTGCCCAAACTCACCACTGCAGCTGGGCAGCAGGGCCTGACGCAG GTGGTGCTAAAGGGTGCTCCTGGACAGCCTGGAACTATTCTGCGCACGGTGCCCATGAGCACGGTGGGTGGCGTTCGTCTGGTTACTCCAGTAACCGTGTCATCTGTTAAACCCACCGTCACCACTCTGGTTGTCAAGGGAACTACTG GAGTCACCACTTTGGGCACAGTCACTGGCACCGTGTCCACCGCCTTGGCTGGAGGCGCTGCCGACAGTTCCAGTGCCTCACTGGTAACGCCTAGCACCACACTGGGAACCATTGCCACGCTGTCCAGCCAGGTGATCAACCCAACTGCCATCACTGTGTCAGCTGCCCAGACCAGCCTGACTTCTACTTCCTCGCTCTCCTCGCCCACTATGACAGTACAG AACCAGCCCACCCAGGTCACTCTGATCACAACTCCCAGTGGTGTGGAGGCCCAACCCATTCAAGACCTCCCTGTTTCCATTCTGGCTTCACCGACTTCTGAGCAACCCAGCTCCACCGATGCAGGAGCAGCTGGAGATGGCTCTGGGACTGTCACCCTGGTCTGCTCCAACCCGCCCTGTGAGACCCACGAGACCGGAACCACCAACACCGCCACcacctcctctgccaccatcggaGCGGGACAGGTGTGCTCCAACCCGCCCTGTGAGACCCACGAGACAGGGACAACAAACACAGCCACCACAGCCTCGTCGAACATGGGAGGAGTCCAGCAGGTGTGCTCCAACCCGCCCTGTGAGACCCACGTGACAGGGACCACCAACACAGCCACGCAGTCTTCATCCACCATGAATACAGGGGAGACGGGCACCGTGCAGAGCGCTTGCTCCAACCCGCCCTGTGAGACCCACGAGACAGGGACCACCAACACAGCCACGCAGTCTTCATCCACCATGAATGCAGGGGAGACGAGCACCGTGCAGAGCGTTCCCCCCAAACCGCCCTGTGAAACTCACGAGACGGGGACCACCAACACTACGTCCACAGCCACCTCCAACATGGGAGGAGATCAGACCAGCACAGCGTCAGGCCTGGTCCAGAGGGTCTGCTCCAACCCACCCTGTGAAACACACGAGACCGGGACCACCAACACTGCCACCACTGCTACGTGCAGCATGGAGACTGGCGAAGGAACAG CTGCCCAGCAGACGGAAGAGGAAGCGGAAGGAACCAGCAGCCCAGAGGTAGCTTCCAGTACTGCAGCAGCTGCTCCAGCTGCCACCACCCAAGGCCGGGCCATCACTACTGTCACCCAGTCCACACCGGTCCCCGGGCCCTCAGTACCT TcgatttcatccatcacagagggaGCGAGCGCTGCTGCTAGCTCCACAGAAGAACCCATGCAAACTGATGAGGCTGCGTCAGCTGAAGCAGCACCTGCGGAGGAGGCAGCTGCAGCAATGGAGACACAAGCAGAG GGAGAAGCAGCTGCTGCGACAGCCTTGAACCTGCCCTCAGAGCTGATGTCTGAGGGTCAGGGAGCCACGCTGATGGTGACGGGGCTGTCGGATGAAGAGCTGGCTGTGACCGCTGCAGCCGAGGCCGCCGCTCAGGCAGCAGCCACTGAGGAGGCCCAGGCTCTGGCCATCCAGGCTGTTCTTCAAGCTGCGCAGCAGGCTGTCATGA ATGAAGGTGATGCTGCCGGAGACGGTCAGCAGACCACCAGCATCCCCATCATGCTGACCCAGCAGGAGCTTGCAGCGTTggtccaacagcagcagcagctgcaggaggCCCAGGCTGCTGCCCAGCAGGCCTCGGTGGACACCAGCCTACCTACTGAGGGCCTCGCACCAGCTGACAGCCTCAACGACCCGTCTGTGGAAAGCAACGGACACAACGAAATAGCAGCCTCCGTTGCATCCGTGGCGTCCATCCTTCCACGCACCGCTGCTGAAA CTCTGGCGCCTTCAAGTACATTTGCACCATCTGGATCAGTAGCAAGTCCAGCTAAGCTGCAAGCAGCAGCCACACTGGCAGAGGTCGCCAACGGCATCGAAGGAGAG AAACAAGCCCCTCAGCCGACTCCAGCGAAGCCTGTTGTGAAGAAGGAGAACCAGTGGTTTGATGTTGGAATTGTGAAAGTGACAAATATGGTTGTGACTCACTTCTATGTGCCAGCAGATGATTCTCAGGGAGAT GATGACTCTGGCGTCGTGCCCGACTACAGTCAGATGAAGAAAATGGAGCTGCAGCCTGGCACAGCTTACAAATTCCGTGTTGCAGGAATTAACGCTTGTGGTCGTGGAGCCTTCTCTGAGATTTCTGCTTTCAAGACTTGCCTACCCGGGTTTCCAGGGGCACCTTGTGCCATCAAGATCAGCAAG AGTCCCGATGGAGCCCACCTGACCTGGGAGCCCCCGTCTGTGACCTCAGGAAAGATTATTGAGTACTCTGTGTACCTGGCTATCCAGAGCAACCAGACGACCGAGGCCAAGGCCTCCACCCCAGCTCAGCTAGCCTTCATGAGAGTGTATTGTGGACCCAACCCGTCATGCTTGGTGCAGTCGTCCAGCCTCTCCAACGCTCACATCGACTACACCACGAAGCCAGCTATCATCTTCCGCATCGCCGCTCGCAACGAGAAGGGTTACGGCCCTGCCACCCAAGTCCGATGGCTGCAGG AATCTGGTAAAGATGCTGCATCTGCTAAACTTGCTCCTAAGAGACCGGGCGCCTCACCTGACAT GAAACCTGCTGGTCTAAAGAAAGCAAGGACGGACCAGTGA
- the hcfc1a gene encoding host cell factor 1a isoform X2, whose amino-acid sequence MSAPGSAVTGTTASVLQPRWKRVLGWSGPVPRPRHGHRAVAIKELMVVFGGGNEGIVDELHVYNTATNQWFIPAVRGDIPPGCAAYGFVCDGTRLLVFGGMVEYGKYSNDLYELQASRWEWKKLKAKNPKNGPPPCPRLGHSFSLVGNKCYLFGGLANDSEDPKNNIPRYLNDLYTLELRPGSSVVGWDIPITYGVLPPPRESHTAVVYTEKTTRKSRLIIYGGMSGCRLGDLWTLDIDTLTWNKPSVGGTAPLPRSLHSATTITNKMYVFGGWVPLVMDDVKVATHEKEWKCTNTLACLNLDTMCWETVLMDTLEDNIPRARAGHCAVAINSRLYVWSGRDGYRKAWNNQVCCKDLWYLETERPHAPARVQLVRANTNSLEVSWGAVSTADTYLLQLQKYDIPATPAAASPATSATPSQPVNSPKSPVPAAAAPSAQSLPHTAVLKVAAQQSATGASVVTVRPSQPGKSPVTVTSLPPGVRMVVPTQTTQGSPIGSSPQMSGMAALAAAAAATQKIPPSSAGTVLNVPPGATILKTVAVSPGTTTVKVASPVMVSNPATRMLKTAAAQAGTATASSPTTTRPIITVHKSGAVTVAQQAQVVTTVVGGVTKTITLVKSPLTMGGSGTLISNLGKMMSVVQTKPVQTSAVTGQASTNPLTQIIQTKGPLPAGTILKLVTSADGKPTTIITTTQAGGTGNKPTILNISGVSPTTTKQGTTIIKTIPMSAIMTQPGATGVTSSGGMKTPITILTTKVMTTGTPGKIITAVPKLTTAAGQQGLTQVVLKGAPGQPGTILRTVPMSTVGGVRLVTPVTVSSVKPTVTTLVVKGTTGVTTLGTVTGTVSTALAGGAADSSSASLVTPSTTLGTIATLSSQVINPTAITVSAAQTSLTSTSSLSSPTMTVQNQPTQVTLITTPSGVEAQPIQDLPVSILASPTSEQPSSTDAGAAGDGSGTVTLVCSNPPCETHETGTTNTATTSSATIGAGQVCSNPPCETHETGTTNTATTASSNMGGVQQVCSNPPCETHVTGTTNTATQSSSTMNTGETGTVQSACSNPPCETHETGTTNTATQSSSTMNAGETSTVQSVPPKPPCETHETGTTNTTSTATSNMGGDQTSTASGLVQRVCSNPPCETHETGTTNTATTATCSMETGEGTAAQQTEEEAEGTSSPEVASSTAAAAPAATTQGRAITTVTQSTPVPGPSVPSISSITEGASAAASSTEEPMQTDEAASAEAAPAEEAAAAMETQAEGEAAAATALNLPSELMSEGQGATLMVTGLSDEELAVTAAAEAAAQAAATEEAQALAIQAVLQAAQQAVMNEGDAAGDGQQTTSIPIMLTQQELAALVQQQQQLQEAQAAAQQASVDTSLPTEGLAPADSLNDPSVESNGHNEIAASVASVASILPRTAAETLAPSSTFAPSGSVASPAKLQAAATLAEVANGIEGEKQAPQPTPAKPVVKKENQWFDVGIVKVTNMVVTHFYVPADDSQGDDDSGVVPDYSQMKKMELQPGTAYKFRVAGINACGRGAFSEISAFKTCLPGFPGAPCAIKISKSPDGAHLTWEPPSVTSGKIIEYSVYLAIQSNQTTEAKASTPAQLAFMRVYCGPNPSCLVQSSSLSNAHIDYTTKPAIIFRIAARNEKGYGPATQVRWLQESGKDAASAKLAPKRPGASPDMKPAGLKKARTDQ is encoded by the exons ATGTCTGCCCCAGGCTCCGCAGTGACCGGGACCACTGCGTCGGTTCTGCAGCCGCGATGGAAACGGGTCCTCGGGTGGTCAGGTCCGGTTCCCCGACCCAGGCATGGACACAGAGCTGTGGCAATAAAGGAGCTTATGGTCGTCTTTGGTGGTGGCAACGAGGGGATTGTTGATGAATTACATGTGTACAACACCG cAACAAACCAGTGGTTTATCCCAGCGGTTCGTGGTGATATTCCTCCTGGTTGTGCTGCATATGGTTTTGTTTGTGATGGAACTCGGTTGTTGGTGTTTGGTGGGATGGTGGAGTATGGAAAGTATAGCAATGATCTCTATGAACTACAG GCCAGCAGATGGGAATGGAAAAAACTGAAAGCAAAAAATCCCAAAAACGGCCCCCCTCCTTGTCCTCGCCTTGGCCACAGTTTTTCATTGGTTGGTAACAAATGCTACTTGTTTGGTGGACTGGCCAATGATAGTGAAGACCCAAAAAACAACATTCCCAG ATACCTGAATGATCTGTACACGCTTGAGCTTCGTCCAGGTTCTAGCGTGGTTGGATGGGATATTCCAATCACATATGGAGTTCTGCCTCCTCCCCGTGAGAGTCACACCGCTGTGGTGTACACAGAGAAGACCACCAGGAAATCCCGTTTGATAATCTATGGAGGGATGAGTGGATGTCGTCTTGGAGATCTGTGGACTCTGGATATTG ATACCCTGACTTGGAACAAACCATCAGTAGGTGGAACAGCACCACTTCCACGGAGTCTTCACTCTGCCACCACAATCACAAACAA AATGTATGTTTTTGGAGGATGGGTTCCCTTGGTGATGGATGATGTTAAAGTAGCCACGCATGAAAAAGAGTGGAAATGTACAAACACGCTGGCCTGCCTAAATCTGG ACACCATGTGCTGGGAGACGGTGTTGATGGATACTCTGGAAGACAACATACCCAGGGCCCGTGCTGGCCACTGCGCTGTGGCCATCAACTCCAGGCTGTACGTGTGGAGTGGTCGCGACGGTTATCGTAAAGCGTGGAACAACCAGGTCTGTTGTAAAGACCTTTGGTACCTTGAAACAG AGCGGCCACATGCTCCAGCCAGAGTACAGCTCGTCCGTGCCAACACAAACTCTCTGGAAGTGAGCTGGGGGGCCGTTTCCACCGCCGACACGTACTTGCTGCAGCTGCAGAAGTATGACATCCCAGCAACCCCAGCAGCAGCCTCACCAGCCACGAGTGCAACCCCATCACAGCCTGTTAACTCCCCAAAGAGCCctgtgcctgctgctgcagcacctTCTGCTCAGAGTTTACCACACACGG CTGTTTTAAAGGTTGCAGCTCAGCAGTCTGCCACTGGTGCGTCTGTCGTCACAGTTCGCCCCAGCCAGCCGGGGAAATCCCCCGTCACCGTGACATCCCTTCCTCCCGGTGTTCGAATGGTAGTGCCTACCCAAACCACCCAAGGATCG CCGATCGGTAGCAGCCCTCAGATGAGTGGCATGGCAGCTTtggctgctgcagctgcagccaCACAGAAGATCCCGCCCTCATCTGCAGGAACTGTCCTCAATGTTCCTCCAGGTGCCACCATTCTGAAGACGGTTGCTGTTTCTCCGGGCACTACCACAGTCAAAGTGGCTTCTCCAGTAATG GTCAGTAACCCAGCTACCCGGATGTTGAAGACTGCTGCAGCCCAGGCGGGCACTGCGACTGCCTCCTCTCCCACCACCACTAGACCCATCATTACTGTGCACAAGTCTGGTGCTGTCACAGTAGCTCAGCAGGCCCAGGTGGTCACCACTGTGGTGGGAGGAGTCACCAAAACCATCACTCTGGTCAAGAGTCCCCTCACCATGGGTGGCAGTGGCACTCTG ATCTCCAACCTTGGCAAGATGATGTCTGTGGTGCAAACCAAGCCAGTGCAGACATCAGCTGTCACAGGCCAGGCCTCCACTAACCCTCTCACACAGATCATACAG ACCAAGGGTCCCCTCCCAGCTGGCACCATTCTGAAGCTGGTGACTTCTGCAGATGGCAAACCCACAACGATCATCACCACAACGCAGGCTGGGGGCACCGGAAACAAGCCCACTATCCTCAACATAAGTGGGGTTTCTCCTACTACTACTAAGCAGGGCACCACCATCATCAAGACTATCCCCATGTCGGCCATCATGACTCAGCCAGGAGCCACAG gTGTGACAAGCAGTGGAGGTATGAAAACACCTATAACAATCCTTACCACAAAGGTAATGACCACTGGAACTCCTGGTAAAATCATCACGGCAGTGCCCAAACTCACCACTGCAGCTGGGCAGCAGGGCCTGACGCAG GTGGTGCTAAAGGGTGCTCCTGGACAGCCTGGAACTATTCTGCGCACGGTGCCCATGAGCACGGTGGGTGGCGTTCGTCTGGTTACTCCAGTAACCGTGTCATCTGTTAAACCCACCGTCACCACTCTGGTTGTCAAGGGAACTACTG GAGTCACCACTTTGGGCACAGTCACTGGCACCGTGTCCACCGCCTTGGCTGGAGGCGCTGCCGACAGTTCCAGTGCCTCACTGGTAACGCCTAGCACCACACTGGGAACCATTGCCACGCTGTCCAGCCAGGTGATCAACCCAACTGCCATCACTGTGTCAGCTGCCCAGACCAGCCTGACTTCTACTTCCTCGCTCTCCTCGCCCACTATGACAGTACAG AACCAGCCCACCCAGGTCACTCTGATCACAACTCCCAGTGGTGTGGAGGCCCAACCCATTCAAGACCTCCCTGTTTCCATTCTGGCTTCACCGACTTCTGAGCAACCCAGCTCCACCGATGCAGGAGCAGCTGGAGATGGCTCTGGGACTGTCACCCTGGTCTGCTCCAACCCGCCCTGTGAGACCCACGAGACCGGAACCACCAACACCGCCACcacctcctctgccaccatcggaGCGGGACAGGTGTGCTCCAACCCGCCCTGTGAGACCCACGAGACAGGGACAACAAACACAGCCACCACAGCCTCGTCGAACATGGGAGGAGTCCAGCAGGTGTGCTCCAACCCGCCCTGTGAGACCCACGTGACAGGGACCACCAACACAGCCACGCAGTCTTCATCCACCATGAATACAGGGGAGACGGGCACCGTGCAGAGCGCTTGCTCCAACCCGCCCTGTGAGACCCACGAGACAGGGACCACCAACACAGCCACGCAGTCTTCATCCACCATGAATGCAGGGGAGACGAGCACCGTGCAGAGCGTTCCCCCCAAACCGCCCTGTGAAACTCACGAGACGGGGACCACCAACACTACGTCCACAGCCACCTCCAACATGGGAGGAGATCAGACCAGCACAGCGTCAGGCCTGGTCCAGAGGGTCTGCTCCAACCCACCCTGTGAAACACACGAGACCGGGACCACCAACACTGCCACCACTGCTACGTGCAGCATGGAGACTGGCGAAGGAACAG CTGCCCAGCAGACGGAAGAGGAAGCGGAAGGAACCAGCAGCCCAGAGGTAGCTTCCAGTACTGCAGCAGCTGCTCCAGCTGCCACCACCCAAGGCCGGGCCATCACTACTGTCACCCAGTCCACACCGGTCCCCGGGCCCTCAGTACCT TcgatttcatccatcacagagggaGCGAGCGCTGCTGCTAGCTCCACAGAAGAACCCATGCAAACTGATGAGGCTGCGTCAGCTGAAGCAGCACCTGCGGAGGAGGCAGCTGCAGCAATGGAGACACAAGCAGAG GGAGAAGCAGCTGCTGCGACAGCCTTGAACCTGCCCTCAGAGCTGATGTCTGAGGGTCAGGGAGCCACGCTGATGGTGACGGGGCTGTCGGATGAAGAGCTGGCTGTGACCGCTGCAGCCGAGGCCGCCGCTCAGGCAGCAGCCACTGAGGAGGCCCAGGCTCTGGCCATCCAGGCTGTTCTTCAAGCTGCGCAGCAGGCTGTCATGA ATGAAGGTGATGCTGCCGGAGACGGTCAGCAGACCACCAGCATCCCCATCATGCTGACCCAGCAGGAGCTTGCAGCGTTggtccaacagcagcagcagctgcaggaggCCCAGGCTGCTGCCCAGCAGGCCTCGGTGGACACCAGCCTACCTACTGAGGGCCTCGCACCAGCTGACAGCCTCAACGACCCGTCTGTGGAAAGCAACGGACACAACGAAATAGCAGCCTCCGTTGCATCCGTGGCGTCCATCCTTCCACGCACCGCTGCTGAAA CTCTGGCGCCTTCAAGTACATTTGCACCATCTGGATCAGTAGCAAGTCCAGCTAAGCTGCAAGCAGCAGCCACACTGGCAGAGGTCGCCAACGGCATCGAAGGAGAG AAACAAGCCCCTCAGCCGACTCCAGCGAAGCCTGTTGTGAAGAAGGAGAACCAGTGGTTTGATGTTGGAATTGTGAAAGTGACAAATATGGTTGTGACTCACTTCTATGTGCCAGCAGATGATTCTCAGGGAGAT GATGACTCTGGCGTCGTGCCCGACTACAGTCAGATGAAGAAAATGGAGCTGCAGCCTGGCACAGCTTACAAATTCCGTGTTGCAGGAATTAACGCTTGTGGTCGTGGAGCCTTCTCTGAGATTTCTGCTTTCAAGACTTGCCTACCCGGGTTTCCAGGGGCACCTTGTGCCATCAAGATCAGCAAG AGTCCCGATGGAGCCCACCTGACCTGGGAGCCCCCGTCTGTGACCTCAGGAAAGATTATTGAGTACTCTGTGTACCTGGCTATCCAGAGCAACCAGACGACCGAGGCCAAGGCCTCCACCCCAGCTCAGCTAGCCTTCATGAGAGTGTATTGTGGACCCAACCCGTCATGCTTGGTGCAGTCGTCCAGCCTCTCCAACGCTCACATCGACTACACCACGAAGCCAGCTATCATCTTCCGCATCGCCGCTCGCAACGAGAAGGGTTACGGCCCTGCCACCCAAGTCCGATGGCTGCAGG AATCTGGTAAAGATGCTGCATCTGCTAAACTTGCTCCTAAGAGACCGGGCGCCTCACCTGACAT GAAACCTGCTGGTCTAAAGAAAGCAAGGACGGACCAGTGA